The proteins below are encoded in one region of Chlamydiales bacterium:
- a CDS encoding DUF1207 domain-containing protein: MMGKTWIYRLFFCMFSCFAATFLTVPLEAMEAGNIPCNPVQPCPTNDAYLEGYLQGLVDANYYEFRVNIVVKHGWVYLSHPPASCELLSRIIADIKDVPGVCGVHVVCKTPPDIPSIQCAKWRRRPCCEISGMWLPEFDELFQPLIADPRQPMFSAAYRAGDKVIGQSCAAVAFGDPLPIYRWFGVLPWRGDLQIAVEGCVFAVFNLDTSSHDLVNADYYCAIPVTYAVGDWSYRLRLFHISSHLGDEYLLNHPGIMRYNPAIETLDFFASYQFTKELRLYAGVGDDFISDAGFKQHPLYVGYGFELKFDWWRDRCDRLLWRPFLAVYIENREQDGWYFNQNYCLGMEVGRLDGSERKVRLSIEWYDGFSQDGQLTRFRTNYGQLKLAYGF, encoded by the coding sequence ATGATGGGAAAGACATGGATTTATCGATTATTTTTTTGTATGTTTAGCTGCTTTGCTGCTACATTTTTGACAGTACCGCTTGAAGCTATGGAGGCTGGTAATATTCCTTGTAACCCTGTTCAGCCTTGTCCTACAAATGATGCCTACTTGGAAGGGTATTTACAGGGACTTGTCGACGCAAATTATTATGAGTTTCGTGTAAATATCGTTGTAAAGCATGGATGGGTCTATCTTTCTCATCCACCTGCAAGTTGTGAGCTTCTTTCTCGTATTATTGCTGATATTAAAGATGTTCCTGGTGTTTGTGGAGTTCATGTAGTATGTAAAACGCCACCTGATATTCCATCTATACAGTGTGCTAAGTGGAGAAGAAGGCCTTGTTGTGAAATTTCTGGTATGTGGCTTCCTGAATTTGATGAGTTATTTCAGCCACTTATTGCAGACCCAAGACAGCCGATGTTTTCTGCTGCATACAGAGCGGGTGATAAAGTGATTGGTCAATCATGTGCAGCTGTTGCTTTTGGGGATCCACTTCCTATCTACCGATGGTTTGGAGTGCTTCCTTGGAGAGGGGATTTGCAAATAGCTGTCGAAGGCTGTGTTTTTGCTGTATTCAATTTGGATACGAGTTCTCATGATTTGGTAAATGCTGATTACTATTGTGCAATTCCAGTCACGTATGCTGTTGGAGACTGGTCTTATCGTTTACGTCTTTTTCATATCTCTTCTCACTTAGGGGATGAGTACTTGTTAAATCACCCTGGAATTATGAGATATAATCCAGCTATAGAAACGCTTGATTTTTTTGCATCTTATCAATTTACAAAGGAATTAAGGCTTTACGCGGGTGTTGGAGATGATTTTATTTCTGATGCAGGCTTTAAACAGCATCCATTGTATGTTGGATACGGCTTTGAATTAAAGTTTGATTGGTGGAGAGATCGTTGTGATAGGCTATTGTGGAGACCTTTTTTAGCTGTATATATTGAAAATAGAGAGCAAGATGGCTGGTACTTTAACCAGAATTATTGCTTGGGTATGGAAGTGGGAAGGTTAGATGGATCTGAAAGAAAAGTGCGACTTTCAATTGAGTGGTATGATGGATTTTCTCAAGATGGGCAGCTAACGCGCTTTAGGACAAATTATGGTCAGCTGAAATTGGCTTATGGTTTCTGA
- a CDS encoding MFS transporter, giving the protein MSEDTRFVNIRFIKTRNAVFITELLNEPLWTLFYLFVFILHKDLHASAFQVGLFTMLRPVVGIASMYWSSTLARKPHKVLSNLIWSGILSRVAFFFFPFIDNPWIFLISVIFYATLKRGGVPAWLEILKMNLPKKSRGNIISWSSALGYVEGIALAIGVGYMLDHHSGSWRWMFPVSAFIGILGVFLQARIPLEGIKKEVPEEDHFCIKKIIDPWKDAYLLLKERQDYRFFQVGVMICGVGIMVIQPALPIFFLDVLGLSYTDLAIALSVWRGVGYAFTSPIWGKLFSRFDIYKLCFVIFVLMGLFPICLLAATTNVIWVYIAYLIYGSAQAGFHLCWNLAGPMFSQDKNSSPFSSVMLLMMGIRGCFAPPLGSLLVVLFGPVLALVAGVLFCSYSSIRMLQREKRKIVLIEDN; this is encoded by the coding sequence ATGAGTGAAGATACACGTTTTGTAAATATTCGCTTTATAAAAACAAGAAATGCTGTTTTTATAACGGAGCTTCTCAATGAGCCTCTATGGACTCTTTTTTATCTTTTTGTCTTTATTTTACACAAAGATTTACATGCCAGTGCTTTTCAAGTTGGGCTGTTTACGATGCTTCGCCCAGTCGTTGGAATTGCCTCTATGTATTGGAGCTCAACACTTGCAAGAAAACCGCACAAGGTTCTTTCTAATCTGATATGGTCTGGAATTCTCTCTAGAGTTGCTTTTTTCTTTTTCCCGTTCATAGACAATCCGTGGATTTTTTTAATATCAGTAATTTTTTATGCGACTCTTAAGAGGGGAGGGGTTCCTGCTTGGCTTGAGATTTTAAAAATGAATTTACCAAAGAAATCGAGAGGCAACATTATTTCTTGGAGCTCTGCTTTAGGGTATGTTGAGGGTATTGCGCTTGCGATAGGTGTTGGTTATATGTTGGATCATCACAGTGGGTCTTGGCGTTGGATGTTCCCTGTGAGTGCTTTTATAGGTATTTTAGGTGTGTTTTTACAAGCAAGAATACCTTTAGAGGGCATCAAAAAAGAAGTTCCTGAAGAAGATCATTTTTGTATAAAAAAAATTATAGACCCTTGGAAAGATGCTTATTTATTACTTAAAGAGAGACAAGATTACCGTTTTTTTCAAGTAGGCGTCATGATTTGCGGCGTTGGCATTATGGTAATTCAACCAGCACTACCCATTTTTTTTCTAGATGTGCTAGGACTTTCTTACACAGATCTTGCAATTGCTCTTTCTGTTTGGAGAGGGGTTGGGTATGCATTTACATCACCTATTTGGGGAAAATTATTCTCTCGTTTTGATATTTATAAATTATGTTTTGTAATTTTTGTTCTCATGGGACTTTTTCCCATTTGCTTGCTTGCTGCAACTACTAATGTGATTTGGGTGTATATCGCTTATTTGATTTATGGAAGTGCACAAGCTGGTTTTCATCTTTGCTGGAACCTTGCAGGGCCTATGTTTTCTCAGGATAAGAACAGTTCTCCATTTAGTAGCGTAATGCTTTTAATGATGGGGATACGAGGTTGTTTTGCACCCCCGCTTGGAAGCCTTTTGGTCGTGTTGTTTGGGCCTGTGTTAGCGCTCGTAGCGGGTGTGTTATTTTGTTCTTATAGTTCTATCAGAATGTTGCAGAGGGAAAAGAGAAAGATTGTGTTGATAGAAGATAATTAA
- a CDS encoding GNAT family N-acetyltransferase, giving the protein MNNKCHTMEFVDTLPEEVEEKMRKDLVEYESSHGIDVNYKRFAVILRDEKREVLGVLNAFTAFSEVYIDDMWVYKPFRGKGYGKKLLQALENHFKGKGFNNINLVTSAFSAPGFYKKCGFTVEFVRENKKNPKLTKTFFIKYFAEEIQTQGILKKENGCS; this is encoded by the coding sequence ATGAATAATAAATGTCACACAATGGAATTTGTCGACACACTTCCTGAAGAAGTGGAAGAAAAAATGCGCAAAGATCTTGTAGAATATGAAAGTAGTCATGGCATTGATGTAAATTACAAAAGATTTGCGGTTATTCTTAGGGATGAAAAAAGAGAGGTGCTTGGTGTTCTCAATGCCTTCACTGCATTTTCAGAAGTGTATATTGATGATATGTGGGTCTATAAGCCTTTTCGCGGGAAAGGCTATGGGAAAAAATTACTGCAGGCGCTCGAAAATCATTTCAAAGGTAAAGGATTCAATAACATCAATCTCGTTACAAGTGCATTTTCGGCACCAGGATTTTACAAAAAATGTGGTTTTACCGTTGAGTTCGTAAGGGAAAATAAAAAAAATCCAAAACTTACCAAAACCTTTTTTATAAAATATTTTGCTGAGGAAATACAGACGCAGGGCATTTTAAAAAAGGAAAATGGATGTTCCTAA
- a CDS encoding histidine phosphatase family protein gives MILKKEFYFIRHGQTDHNISTQEKIDLPAHITLNSTGLTQANGIEPIIASLPIKTVCCSPFKRAQETKDIVTSRLSANHCEIEELGECSGLIWKEMTALGTMAYLQAKDPVRKFMRQVLKGVNQALEQKGPVLIVAHSGVHWALCCFLGVECEWAINNCVPVHFTVENEKWSARRLI, from the coding sequence ATGATTTTAAAGAAAGAGTTTTATTTCATTCGTCATGGGCAGACAGATCATAATATTTCAACACAAGAAAAAATCGATCTCCCCGCTCATATCACCTTAAATTCTACAGGTTTAACTCAAGCCAATGGTATTGAACCGATTATTGCTTCTTTACCGATTAAGACCGTTTGTTGCAGCCCCTTTAAACGTGCTCAAGAGACCAAAGACATCGTTACCTCTAGGCTTTCGGCCAATCACTGCGAAATAGAGGAGCTTGGTGAATGTTCCGGTCTAATATGGAAAGAGATGACCGCTCTTGGAACTATGGCTTACTTGCAGGCCAAAGACCCTGTGCGTAAATTCATGCGTCAGGTGCTCAAAGGAGTAAATCAAGCGCTCGAGCAAAAAGGTCCCGTACTAATTGTTGCGCACAGCGGCGTTCATTGGGCGCTCTGCTGCTTCTTAGGAGTGGAATGTGAATGGGCCATTAATAACTGCGTTCCCGTTCATTTTACAGTGGAAAATGAAAAATGGAGTGCCCGAAGGCTCATATGA